CCTGGTTATAACCGGTCATAGAACCTCCATACAGAACACCGATGTATGACGGATCATCTGACATCAGCAATTTTGTGATTTCACTCTTATTATATGTCAGATTAAATCCAAGATTAAGTGACATGTGAGATCTTTTGATTGGTATCAGATTAAGAGCGAGTTCAAAACCTTTGTTTTCCAAGCTACCAACGTTAGTAAGCAGCTTGTTTGAGAAGTTACTTCCAGTTGGAATAGCCACCTCATTAATAAGGTCGACAGTTTCACGGTAGTACACATCAAAAGAACCATTAACTCTGTGATCCAGGAATCCAAAGTCTAAACCTATATTTCTGGTTTCTGTTTCCTCCCACTTGATATCAGGATCATATGGATCGGGACGAAGTGTTGGTATATACCTTCCGTTAATATAATAGTATGACCCGGGAGCAGCTTCATTATATAATGGCTGATAAGGATAATCATTGTCAGTAATATCCTGTTGACCGGTAATACCCCAACCCAAACGAAGCTTCAGTTCTGTAAGTCCCTGAATATCCTTCAGGAATCCTTCTTCGTTAATCTTCCATGCCAGTGCCACAGAAGGGAAGATACCCCATCTGTTGTCTTCATCGAAACGGCTTGAACCGTCATTACGGAGAGTGAAAGTAGCCAGATACTTTTCATTGAATGTATAATTCAACCTACCGAAGAAAGACACCAGATAGTTTTCAGTAATATAATTCGAATCCTCTATAGGCTGGTCTGCAGGCATACGGCCAATAGCATAGTTATACCCTTCTCTTTGAAAGTGCTGCCATGAATAACCGGCTGTAACATCTACCGTACTCTTAATGTTAGTAAGATTTGTTACATAATTCAGATAGAAATCTAACAGCTGGTTCTTGTTTGTGCTACCATAGTCAGTAAGACGGCCCCTTGTGGGGTTAGTCAATACTGTTGGAGACGTAATAGGTCTGTTATTATGACCTTCACTCTCAGCATAATCGGTAGCCATATTAAGGTTTGCTCTTAGACCTTCAAGGAATGGAAAACTGTAATCAAACTGAGCATTTGCAATAACACGCTTAACAGTTGACTTGTTATCAATAGCAAGAGCTTGCTCTACAGGGTTGGGAGTACCAAGGTCTGCACCATAGGCTGACCATTGGAAATATCCGTCAAAATTAGGATCGCCATTCTTAACAGGTTGAGTTGGGTCCATACTGAGAGCAGAACCAATAGCTCCCTGATCACCGAAATTATGATTGGTAATCATACCCTTTGCATTAAGGTTTACCTTAAGAGCTTTGTTAAAGAAAGTAGGATTCAAACTCAAAGCACCTGTAAAGCGCTCCATATCAGTGTTTTTGAGAATACCTTCCTGATTGGTATAACCCACTGAAACACGATATGGGAGAAAGTCCCATGCACCTGAGACACTTAGGTTATGATCATGAGTCATTGCAGTCCTGAATATCTCATCCTGCCAGTTGGTATTGAACGAGAATCCAAGCAGATAATCAGGAGCCGGTTTCTTGTAGATATACTTATCCTGATTTTCACCAGCTACACTACCTCCATCACCTGAAAGGTCTGCATACAGACCCTCGATCGGCATGCCTGTAGCTTTGTCATAGATTTGCTTGTTGACAAAGAAAGAATATGGAGCATAACCAACTCTTGAAACCTGGTTATAACCGGTCATAGAACCTCCATACAGAACACCGATGTATGACGGATCATCTGACATCAGCAATTTTGTGATTTCACTCTTATTATATGTCAGATTAAATCCAAGATTAAGTGACATGTGAGATCTTTTGATTGGTATCAGATTAAGAGCGAGTTCAAAACCTTTGTTTTCCAAGCTACCAACGTTAGTAAGCAGCTTGTTTGAGAAGTTACTTCCAGTTGGAATAGCCACCTCATTAATAAGGTCGACAGTTTCACGGTAGTACACATCAAAAGAACCATTAACTCTGTGATCCAGGAATCCAAAGTCTAAACCTATATTTCTGGTTTCTGTTTCCTCCCACTTGATATCAGGATCATATGGATCGGGACGAAGTGTTGGTATATACCTTCCGTTAATATAATAGTATGACCCGGGAGCAGCTTCATTATATAATGGCTGATAAGGATAATCATTGTCAGTAATATCCTGTTGACCGGTAATACCCCAACCCAAACGAAGCTTCAGTTCTGTAAGTCCCTGAATATCCTTCAGGAATCCTTCTTCGTTAATCTTCCATGCCAGTGCCACAGAAGGGAAGATACCCCATCTGTTGTCTTCATCGAAACGGCTTGAACCGTCATTACGGAGAGTGAAAGTAGCCAGATACTTTTCATTGAATGTATAATTCAACCTACCGAAGAAAGACACCAGATAGTTTTCAGTAATATAATTCGAATCCTCTATAGGCTGGTCTGCAGGCATACGGCCAATAGCATAGTTATACCCTTCTCTTTGAAAGTGCTGCCATGAATAACCGGCTGTAACATCTACCGTACTCTTAATGTTAGTAAGATTTGTTACATAATTCAGATAGAAATCTAACAGCTGGTTCTTGTTTGTGCTACCATAGTCAGTAAGACGGCCCCTTGTGGGGTTAGTCAATACTGTTGGAGACGTAATAGGTCTGTTATTATGACCTTCACTCTCAGCATAATCGGTAGCCATATTAAGGTTTGCTCTTAGACCTTCAAGGAATGGAAAACTGTAATCAAACTGAGCATTTGCAATAACACGCTTAACAGTTGACTTGTTATCAATAGCAAGAGCTTGCTCTACAGGGTTGGGAGTACCAAGGTCTGCACCATAGGCTGACCATTGGAAATATCCGTCAAAATTAGGATCGCCATTCTTAACAGGTTGAGTTGGGTCCATACTGAGAGCAGAACCAATAGCTCCCTGATCACCGAAATTATGATTGGTAATCATACCCTTTGCATTAAGGTTTACCTTAAGAGCTTTGTTAAAGAAAGTAGGATTCAAACTCAAAGCACCTGTAAAGCGCTCCATATCAGTGTTTTTGAGAATACCTTCCTGATTGGTATAACCCACTGAAACACGATATGGGAGAAAGTCCCATGCACCTGAGACACTTAGGTTATGATCATGAGTCATTGCAGTCCTGAATATCTCATCCTGCCAGTTGGTATTATATACACCAAGCAAATCCAGGTTGTTGGTACCATAAAGCTCAGGCCTTGAAATAGCTATCTGACGCATCTCATCACCTGAATATACGTCTGTATAGCGAATAGCATTTGATACAGATGTATTGGCAGTATAATTAATTCTCAGAGGAGTACCTTCCTGACCTTGCTTTGTAGTAATCAGAATTACACCATTAGATGCACGTGAACCGTAAATTGCAGTGGCAGAAGCATCCTTAAGAACTGTAAAAGATTCGATATCGTTGGGATTAACAAATGACAGCAGGTTACTGCTTCCACTAACATTCTTATTGTCCAGAGGTACACCGTCAACAATAATCAATGGGTCATTGGATGCATTAAGTGAAGAACCTCCACGAATTCGGATAGTAGCACCAGCACCAGGGGCACCACCGCTATTGGTGATTACAACTCCGGCACTCTTACCCACCAATAGATCCTGGGGAGATACTATTGCACCTTTGTTGAAATCACGTGTGCTAACAACACCAACAGAACCGGTTGCATCGGACTTCTTAACAGAACCGTAACCGATTACCACTACTTCATCAATACCTATTAAACTTGTGGTCAGAGCAACGTTGATAGTAGTAACACCTTGTTCAACTACTCGCTCCTCTGTATCAAAACCAATAAAAGAATATTGCAATACGTCACCTACATTAGCTGTAATACTGTAGGAACCGTCTATCGCAGTTATTGTACCTGTAGTGGAGCCTTTGACAACTACCGCTACACCGGGGAGACCATCTCCCATAGAGGCATCGGTAACTATACCTGACACCCTTGTTTCCTGAGCACTTACCCCCGCCAGGGAGAACCATCCCATCAGGAGTACCAGAAAACTCTGTTTCTTAAAAATCCTATTCATAGAACCTTCATTTAGTTAGTAGTTTTTAATAAAATAAGGTTATAGAGAACTCAATTGCACGTTTGCAAATTTAGCCTCAATAACAGGGATCTTTCCTTATTTTTATCATCGGCAATTACAATCTGAAACCATAAATTACCGCAACAAATATAGCTCAAAAACGCACTATTGCAAACACTATTTAACTCTAATTTTCAGAGTTTTACAACATTTCTTATGCAATCGAAACCGCAAACGTTTGCGGTTTCGATTGCGATATTTTTGTATGTTGTAAAACATGTTTTCGATACTTATCGTACAACACTCCATAAATTATAAGTTATATTAAAACAAATGGACCGACATACTCCTTTCAGCCCTGATACCACAGGACTTACAAGCATTTAGAGATTCTCATTTTTCAATCCCAACTCCTTTCCACATACCATAATGCAGACCTTTTAGAATATTTTTCAATCTTATTAACATTGTGTATTTTTACAATCAAAGGGATAGCAAACAGTAAGTAGATTTCGTATCTTAAACCTAAATTGAGCGATTCGTAATTTCACCTGCCCCCGTCGTCTCACTTGATTTCAAAAAAACGGAAATTTTCTCAGAGGTAGGCTTCTTTCGTGTACTTTTTCAACGAAAATTCAGTTCTGTTTTTCACTCAAACCGAACTTTATCGCATTTTCTATGGGTCTGGACATAAGTCTCCCATTACCACTACGGGTTTACAATCCTGAGGTATGTTGTTCTGCCTTATGCAAACTGAATTTTCGGCGGTGACTGACACCGTTCCCATAACTCTTCAATATTTATCGTTTCATAAATTACTCTGGTGACATTCAGGACAATACTCCTTGCCCTTGAGGTTATCTTGACAGCAAAATCAATAAGCTTTCTTCTGAATGTATTAGGATATACGGTTACCGGAATAACCTCTGCGGTAACATCTTGTTTGTATGCTTCGAAAATAAAGTGTGTAACTACCAGCATAAAATAATAGGCTCTGTTCATTCCAAAGGATTTAAAAGGAAGTTGTTCTCTGGTAGCAAGCTCTTTAATGCTACGATGTATCAACTCGTCGGCTCCTCTTTGGTGTGATTTTCGTATGATGGTATCAGCTTTAAACCACTCATCTCCACCGGATGCCCGAAGCCTTTTGTCAGCGACAGGACAGTTCCCGATATTGGTATAGATGACGCTGTCAGGCTTACCAAATTCCATTACGTACTGCCCGGTATCATCCCGGTGCAATCTGGTAAAAAAGCAACGACGAAACTTGGACCAGGATTTCAACTTGCTGGCAAATTCCGCAAATTGCCAGACTGCTTTATTTTTAGTGATTTTGCCCAAAGTGTCAATGGGTAAAGCCTTTACATATTCAGTAACATCATTGTACAATTTTCCTGTTGTAATGTAATGTATATTAAGCTCTTGCTCGAATATCTCGTACGCTTTCTGATCCGCAAACCCACTATCGGCGCACACCACAATAGGGACTTCTTTGGAGTATCTCTTGCGTATCAGATTTACTATAGAGCGTACCCTGTCGGTGTAATCTGATCCATGATTGGAATGAGCACTTCCTTTTCTAAAGGTCACGTCTATCAGAAACGAGCCCCAGCATATATGAAGTGGCTGAAACCCTTTCTTACGCTTGTAAGTGACCTCGCAACCTTCGCGTTTCGCAGCATCGTCATTATCCAAAACCATGGTGTCAATGCCCAGTTCTATAACTTTGGGTTTGGATATGTGAAGCCTCCAGATAAACAGTTCATTAAGTATCTTATTGAATACCGAGTTTGAAATAACGGACAGCTTCCCAAAAAAACGTTTGACCTGGTGAGAAGAGGCCAATTGGTCGGTCTTGCATTCAAGCAAACATGCATATCCTTCATCCTTTTTACTTTGATCAAAACTGCTTATGGCCATATTTGTGCCATCTATAAAAAATGCAACAATCTGTTTTACAAACTGTTGAAGCTGCAAGCCTTTGCTGTTTCCAGTAAGCAGAGAAGAAACATTACGCGATATTAGCCCATATAAGCCAATTTGCTCAGTGTAGCGAAGAAATAAAGGGAGCCCTCCACGACCAGAAATTTTATTGGTTGTAATGCCGATTTTTGTTATCTTCGTACTCATAAAAGATAGTCTTGTGCACCTAAATGGTGAAGTGTTGTTTTTTTATTTTAATACCTCTAAAATACACATTATCAAGGTTATAAGCAAGCTATCTTTTATTTTTTTTTGTATAAATCGCTCAATATAGGTTAAACTAACTGTTCATTTGGAAATTGAAGTGAAATAAATGAAGCCAACACATATAACTATTAAGGATATAGCAAGAATATTGGGTGTATCTCCGTCCACTGTATCAAGGGCACTTAAGGATCACCCCGACATTAGTGAAGAGACGCGTAATCTTGTTAAAAGCTTTGCTGAAAAAGTTAATTATCGTCCAAACGCTTTAGCTTTAAGTTTGCGTAAGCAGAAGAGCAATACATTGGGTCTTGTAATTCCTGAAATAGTACACCACTTCTTTTCATCAGTAATCAGTGGGATGGAAGATCTGGCATATAGCGAAGGTTATACTCTGATGATCTGCCAGTCTAACGAAAACTACCACAGGGAGCTCATAAATATACAGGCTCTTCTGGACCACAGGGTGGATGGCCTGTTGGTTTCAATTAGCAAGACGACACGTGATTTCGAACACCTTCATAATGCTGTAAACAACGGGATACCTGTAGTATTCTTTGACCGTATATGTGACGAAGTTGAAACAGACAGAGTTGTTACCGATGACTTTGAGGGAGCCCGATTAGCTACCACTCACCTTATTGAATGTGGATGCAGAAACATACTTCACCTCGCCACTACAGAGAACCTGCTAATTGGAAAGAACAGATACCTGGGATACCTCCAGGCGCTTGAAAACCACAATATT
The genomic region above belongs to Xiashengella succiniciproducens and contains:
- a CDS encoding SusC/RagA family TonB-linked outer membrane protein encodes the protein MNRIFKKQSFLVLLMGWFSLAGVSAQETRVSGIVTDASMGDGLPGVAVVVKGSTTGTITAIDGSYSITANVGDVLQYSFIGFDTEERVVEQGVTTINVALTTSLIGIDEVVVIGYGSVKKSDATGSVGVVSTRDFNKGAIVSPQDLLVGKSAGVVITNSGGAPGAGATIRIRGGSSLNASNDPLIIVDGVPLDNKNVSGSSNLLSFVNPNDIESFTVLKDASATAIYGSRASNGVILITTKQGQEGTPLRINYTANTSVSNAIRYTDVYSGDEMRQIAISRPELYGTNNLDLLGVYNTNWQDEIFRTAMTHDHNLSVSGAWDFLPYRVSVGYTNQEGILKNTDMERFTGALSLNPTFFNKALKVNLNAKGMITNHNFGDQGAIGSALSMDPTQPVKNGDPNFDGYFQWSAYGADLGTPNPVEQALAIDNKSTVKRVIANAQFDYSFPFLEGLRANLNMATDYAESEGHNNRPITSPTVLTNPTRGRLTDYGSTNKNQLLDFYLNYVTNLTNIKSTVDVTAGYSWQHFQREGYNYAIGRMPADQPIEDSNYITENYLVSFFGRLNYTFNEKYLATFTLRNDGSSRFDEDNRWGIFPSVALAWKINEEGFLKDIQGLTELKLRLGWGITGQQDITDNDYPYQPLYNEAAPGSYYYINGRYIPTLRPDPYDPDIKWEETETRNIGLDFGFLDHRVNGSFDVYYRETVDLINEVAIPTGSNFSNKLLTNVGSLENKGFELALNLIPIKRSHMSLNLGFNLTYNKSEITKLLMSDDPSYIGVLYGGSMTGYNQVSRVGYAPYSFFVNKQIYDKATGMPIEGLYADLSGDGGSVAGENQDKYIYKKPAPDYLLGFSFNTNWQDEIFRTAMTHDHNLSVSGAWDFLPYRVSVGYTNQEGILKNTDMERFTGALSLNPTFFNKALKVNLNAKGMITNHNFGDQGAIGSALSMDPTQPVKNGDPNFDGYFQWSAYGADLGTPNPVEQALAIDNKSTVKRVIANAQFDYSFPFLEGLRANLNMATDYAESEGHNNRPITSPTVLTNPTRGRLTDYGSTNKNQLLDFYLNYVTNLTNIKSTVDVTAGYSWQHFQREGYNYAIGRMPADQPIEDSNYITENYLVSFFGRLNYTFNEKYLATFTLRNDGSSRFDEDNRWGIFPSVALAWKINEEGFLKDIQGLTELKLRLGWGITGQQDITDNDYPYQPLYNEAAPGSYYYINGRYIPTLRPDPYDPDIKWEETETRNIGLDFGFLDHRVNGSFDVYYRETVDLINEVAIPTGSNFSNKLLTNVGSLENKGFELALNLIPIKRSHMSLNLGFNLTYNKSEITKLLMSDDPSYIGVLYGGSMTGYNQVSRVGYAPYSFFVNKQIYDKATGMPIEGLYADLSGDGGSVAGENQDKYIYKKPAPDYLLGFSFRFNYKKFDLSASSRASIGNYVYNGVLSGTSYDQMYQIGYWKNMPRAHKDTQFVKRQFTSDYYVENASFFKLDNITAGYNVGNLTDRLSAYVSLTAQNIWTITKYSGLDPEVEGGVDNNIYPRPQVFMLGINLSF
- a CDS encoding IS1380 family transposase, giving the protein MSTKITKIGITTNKISGRGGLPLFLRYTEQIGLYGLISRNVSSLLTGNSKGLQLQQFVKQIVAFFIDGTNMAISSFDQSKKDEGYACLLECKTDQLASSHQVKRFFGKLSVISNSVFNKILNELFIWRLHISKPKVIELGIDTMVLDNDDAAKREGCEVTYKRKKGFQPLHICWGSFLIDVTFRKGSAHSNHGSDYTDRVRSIVNLIRKRYSKEVPIVVCADSGFADQKAYEIFEQELNIHYITTGKLYNDVTEYVKALPIDTLGKITKNKAVWQFAEFASKLKSWSKFRRCFFTRLHRDDTGQYVMEFGKPDSVIYTNIGNCPVADKRLRASGGDEWFKADTIIRKSHQRGADELIHRSIKELATREQLPFKSFGMNRAYYFMLVVTHFIFEAYKQDVTAEVIPVTVYPNTFRRKLIDFAVKITSRARSIVLNVTRVIYETINIEELWERCQSPPKIQFA
- a CDS encoding LacI family DNA-binding transcriptional regulator, producing the protein MKPTHITIKDIARILGVSPSTVSRALKDHPDISEETRNLVKSFAEKVNYRPNALALSLRKQKSNTLGLVIPEIVHHFFSSVISGMEDLAYSEGYTLMICQSNENYHRELINIQALLDHRVDGLLVSISKTTRDFEHLHNAVNNGIPVVFFDRICDEVETDRVVTDDFEGARLATTHLIECGCRNILHLATTENLLIGKNRYLGYLQALENHNIPFNEEYVIKCDTREEVYAKRKQILALAPKIDGVFAVNDSTAISAMQVLQENGYHIPGDISVVGFGDGPIATIASPPLTTVEQKGYEIGREAVRMLIQRLESPNAQVDFQTRIVPPSLVKRKSTK